The Pseudodesulfovibrio sp. zrk46 genome contains a region encoding:
- a CDS encoding SET domain-containing protein: MIHPHTAIQAVSPEIGLGVFATGFIPKGTIVVVRDRFDTCLSQEEFCNLEEPARSCMETYLYHDKHGNLILSWDHARFMNHSCNSNTMMTDYGLEIAIKDIEPGEEVTTEYGLLNIQDPYELCCQCCDCREELRLDDIDVHGNAWDELIRAGLTAIPQVHQPLWALLDETERKRLEAFLHGTAEYSSIKCLKWRTE; the protein is encoded by the coding sequence GTGATTCATCCGCACACCGCCATTCAGGCCGTTTCACCGGAGATTGGTCTGGGGGTTTTCGCCACAGGTTTTATCCCGAAAGGGACTATCGTAGTGGTCAGGGATCGCTTTGATACCTGTCTGTCGCAGGAAGAGTTTTGCAATCTGGAAGAGCCAGCGCGTTCTTGCATGGAGACTTATCTGTACCATGACAAGCATGGCAATCTTATCCTGAGTTGGGATCATGCCCGCTTCATGAATCACAGTTGCAACAGCAACACGATGATGACGGATTACGGTCTTGAGATTGCGATCAAGGATATCGAGCCCGGCGAGGAAGTGACCACAGAGTATGGGCTGCTGAACATTCAGGACCCGTATGAGCTTTGCTGCCAGTGCTGCGACTGCCGCGAAGAACTGCGTCTTGACGACATCGACGTGCACGGCAATGCCTGGGACGAGTTGATCAGGGCCGGGCTCACCGCTATCCCGCAGGTACATCAACCTCTTTGGGCGCTCCTTGATGAAACTGAGCGAAAAAGACTGGAAGCGTTCCTGCACGGGACTGCGGAATACTCATCAATCAAATGCCTGAAATGGCGAACGGAATAG
- a CDS encoding bifunctional GNAT family N-acetyltransferase/carbon-nitrogen hydrolase family protein, whose product MSKRKTVKIRNWTEADLSAIVECQKAAYPDFDDQYDERMYALQLAAFPQGQLLAEYDGKVIGYATSIIVQLDESVNWYRYDEITGGGTFSTHTPTGDTLYGADIAVHPDFRGKGIAGRIYKHRKRIMKRYNLSRMIAHGRIMNYGEQEGILTANEYVNMVEKGELDDSALNAHLKAGYKVKGVFLDLLQDASSLNYSTFLEMPNPDFQPVRRKIAASPLRRPVRQFRVCAAQYEMRRISSWDDLRQSVEFFVATADAYHCHFLVLPELFTAQMFSTMPPEWDSRKAVLELAGMTDRYLSMFKELATSYNLHIIGGSHPILRDGKLYNVAHLFTPTGNVYTQDKLHITPGEREDWGIHPGEGLSVFQTSLGRIAIQVCYDIEFPETSRLLAMAGAEVIFVPFSTDEKRAYHRVRSTAQARCIENSIYTVIAANVGNLPGVKTYLLNYGQSAVFAPSDFAFPIPSLSGEADPGVETVVVADLDFASLAQVREFGSVRPLHERRPDIYELKPRKKIKVIKTE is encoded by the coding sequence ATGTCCAAAAGAAAGACCGTAAAGATACGGAATTGGACCGAAGCAGATCTTTCCGCGATAGTTGAATGCCAAAAGGCCGCCTATCCGGATTTCGATGATCAATACGACGAGCGAATGTACGCGCTACAGCTTGCAGCGTTCCCTCAAGGGCAACTGCTTGCTGAATACGACGGCAAGGTCATAGGTTACGCCACTTCGATTATTGTTCAGTTGGATGAGTCCGTAAACTGGTACCGCTATGATGAAATTACTGGCGGCGGGACTTTCAGCACGCACACCCCTACGGGTGATACTCTCTATGGTGCGGACATCGCGGTCCATCCGGATTTTCGTGGCAAAGGGATAGCAGGAAGAATATACAAGCACCGCAAACGGATCATGAAGCGATACAATCTCAGCAGGATGATCGCGCATGGCCGTATTATGAATTATGGCGAGCAGGAAGGTATCCTGACGGCCAATGAATACGTGAATATGGTCGAGAAGGGAGAGCTTGATGACTCGGCTCTGAACGCTCACCTCAAGGCTGGCTACAAGGTTAAAGGAGTCTTTCTTGACCTGCTGCAAGATGCTTCCAGTCTCAATTATTCGACCTTCCTCGAAATGCCCAACCCGGACTTCCAACCTGTCCGTAGAAAGATTGCCGCTTCTCCTCTCCGTCGTCCCGTTCGACAGTTCAGAGTCTGTGCCGCTCAGTATGAGATGCGCAGGATCTCCAGCTGGGATGACCTGCGCCAGTCAGTGGAGTTCTTCGTCGCTACGGCTGACGCATATCACTGTCACTTCCTGGTTCTGCCAGAGCTCTTCACAGCGCAGATGTTCAGCACCATGCCTCCGGAATGGGATTCCAGAAAGGCGGTGCTGGAACTTGCGGGAATGACGGATCGATACCTGAGCATGTTCAAGGAATTGGCCACAAGCTACAATCTCCATATCATCGGCGGTTCTCATCCCATTCTGCGTGATGGCAAGTTGTACAACGTCGCCCATCTTTTCACCCCGACCGGGAATGTCTATACGCAGGACAAGCTCCACATTACTCCGGGGGAGAGGGAGGATTGGGGAATCCATCCGGGAGAAGGCCTGAGTGTCTTCCAGACTTCTCTCGGGCGTATCGCGATTCAGGTCTGCTATGACATTGAATTTCCCGAGACCTCGCGTCTGCTTGCCATGGCCGGGGCAGAGGTCATATTCGTTCCGTTCAGTACGGATGAAAAACGTGCGTATCACAGAGTTCGCTCCACGGCACAGGCCAGATGCATAGAAAACTCCATCTATACGGTCATCGCGGCCAACGTGGGCAACCTGCCCGGTGTGAAAACCTATCTGTTGAATTACGGGCAGTCTGCAGTCTTTGCACCGAGTGACTTCGCCTTTCCCATCCCTTCCTTGAGTGGGGAAGCAGACCCGGGCGTAGAGACTGTCGTTGTCGCAGACCTCGACTTTGCAAGTCTTGCGCAAGTCAGAGAGTTCGGCAGTGTCCGTCCCCTGCATGAGCGTCGACCGGATATATATGAGTTGAAACCTCGAAAGAAAATCAAGGTCATCAAGACCGAATAA
- the speB gene encoding agmatinase, with amino-acid sequence MTTHFLAGEIDNSKPEDATFHVIPVPLESSVSYGGGTSAGPQAILEASTQLELWDGKSQPAERGIHTSPPIDCSGSVTKILDRIEDSVCFATECEATPILLGGEHTVTLGALRGLRQRYGKFGVVQFDAHADLRNTYDGSPYSHACVMRRACEDLKLPIFQIGVRALCLEEVEYRKEQDIPHIDARSLFLKGIPRQLLPSDFPDRIYITFDVDGLDPSVIRATGTPVPGGIGWHQAMLLLEAAVEGRQLIGADVVELAPAPGDHASDFAAAQLAYSIMGLVPSE; translated from the coding sequence ATGACGACTCATTTTCTTGCTGGTGAAATCGATAACTCGAAACCAGAAGACGCGACCTTTCATGTCATTCCTGTGCCACTCGAATCTTCCGTCTCCTATGGCGGAGGAACGAGCGCAGGGCCACAGGCCATTTTGGAGGCGTCGACCCAGCTGGAGCTATGGGACGGCAAATCCCAGCCAGCAGAGCGGGGGATTCATACGTCTCCTCCCATCGACTGTTCAGGTTCAGTGACAAAGATCCTTGATCGGATCGAAGATTCCGTATGCTTTGCGACTGAATGTGAAGCGACTCCCATCCTTCTCGGTGGTGAACATACCGTTACACTCGGTGCGCTCCGAGGGCTTCGTCAGCGATACGGCAAGTTCGGTGTCGTGCAGTTTGATGCCCACGCAGATCTCAGAAATACCTATGACGGCTCTCCTTACAGCCACGCCTGCGTCATGCGACGTGCCTGCGAAGATCTGAAGCTGCCCATTTTTCAGATTGGTGTGAGAGCGCTTTGTCTTGAGGAAGTCGAATACCGAAAGGAACAGGATATCCCGCATATTGATGCCCGTAGCCTCTTTTTGAAAGGAATTCCCAGACAATTGCTGCCGTCGGATTTCCCGGACAGAATCTATATCACCTTTGACGTGGACGGTCTTGATCCATCGGTTATCCGGGCTACGGGTACCCCCGTGCCGGGTGGCATCGGCTGGCATCAGGCCATGCTTCTTCTCGAGGCTGCAGTCGAGGGCCGGCAGTTGATCGGCGCAGACGTCGTTGAGCTGGCTCCAGCCCCCGGTGATCATGCATCCGATTTTGCGGCTGCCCAGCTGGCCTATTCGATTATGGGACTTGTTCCTTCCGAATAA
- the nspC gene encoding carboxynorspermidine decarboxylase, translated as MNGRLEYRFDPFAVETPSYVVDEGLLKKNLEVLASVKERAGCKVLLALKCFAMHSVFPMLAEKLDGICASSPHEARLGREEFGREVHTFAAGYSEKDIRDLCETSDHIVFNSFAQLNRFRPLVNELAESLGREIELAVRINPEHSEGATPIYDPCSPGSRLGIRRAHFDENDLEGVTGLHWHNLCEQDADCLERTIEAVERSFADVLPNMKYVNFGGGHHITRDGYDVDLLVTLVTRFKEKWGVEVYLEPGEAVALNAGYLVSEVLDVVQADMPIVIMDSAVPCHMPDVIEMPYRPHIVGSDEAGEKDWTCRIGGPSCLAGDVAGEYSFDSPIRTGDRMVFTDMAIYSMVKTNTFNGIQLPSIYLFSPDANEMRLVRSFDYSDFRNRLS; from the coding sequence GTGAACGGTCGTCTGGAATATCGTTTCGATCCTTTTGCGGTCGAGACACCATCATATGTCGTTGACGAGGGCCTCCTGAAAAAGAATCTGGAGGTCCTTGCCTCGGTCAAGGAACGGGCTGGCTGCAAGGTACTGCTGGCCCTCAAATGCTTTGCCATGCATTCGGTCTTCCCCATGCTGGCGGAAAAGCTCGACGGGATCTGCGCCAGCTCTCCCCACGAAGCCCGACTGGGCCGTGAGGAGTTTGGCAGGGAAGTCCACACCTTTGCCGCAGGCTATTCCGAAAAGGACATCCGCGACCTGTGCGAGACGAGTGATCACATCGTGTTCAACTCCTTTGCCCAGCTGAACCGTTTTCGTCCGCTGGTCAACGAGCTTGCCGAATCTCTTGGGCGCGAAATCGAACTGGCCGTGCGCATCAACCCGGAACATTCCGAAGGTGCCACGCCTATCTATGACCCCTGCTCACCGGGGTCCCGCCTTGGCATACGCAGAGCTCACTTCGACGAGAATGACCTTGAGGGCGTGACCGGTCTCCACTGGCACAACCTGTGCGAGCAGGATGCTGACTGTCTGGAACGGACCATTGAGGCTGTAGAGCGCTCTTTTGCAGATGTGCTGCCCAACATGAAGTACGTCAACTTCGGTGGGGGCCACCACATTACCCGTGATGGATATGATGTTGACTTGTTGGTGACGTTGGTTACCCGCTTCAAGGAGAAGTGGGGCGTTGAAGTCTATCTTGAGCCGGGAGAGGCGGTGGCTCTCAACGCGGGCTATCTGGTCTCAGAGGTACTTGATGTCGTGCAGGCTGACATGCCGATCGTCATCATGGACTCCGCGGTGCCGTGTCACATGCCTGATGTCATTGAAATGCCTTACCGACCGCACATTGTCGGATCGGACGAAGCTGGCGAGAAGGATTGGACCTGCCGTATCGGCGGACCGTCATGTCTCGCAGGGGATGTCGCAGGAGAGTATTCCTTCGATAGTCCCATCCGCACTGGTGACAGAATGGTCTTCACGGATATGGCGATCTATTCCATGGTTAAGACAAACACCTTCAACGGCATTCAACTGCCGTCCATTTATCTGTTTTCCCCCGATGCAAACGAAATGCGACTGGTGCGCTCTTTCGATTACTCGGATTTCAGAAACCGTCTTTCCTAG
- a CDS encoding saccharopine dehydrogenase family protein: MSKVLIIGAGGVGSVAVHKCAQVPEVFTEIHLASRTKSKCDAIAKSVKERTGVDVPTYAVDADNVAETVELINKVKPDLLVNLALPYQDLPLMDACLETGVNYLDTANYEPPDEAKFEYKWQWAYQERFKEAGLMALLGSGFDPGVTNVFAAHAMKHHFDEIHELDIIDCNAGDHGQPFATNFNPEINIREITQRGRYWERGEWVETDPLSWAMEYDFPEGIGKKKCYLMYHEELESLVMHIKGLKRARFWMTFGDAYLNHLKVLEGIGMTSIEPIEYNGQQIQPLQFLKAVLPEPGSLGPLTKGRTCIGNVMKGLKDGKEKKMYVYNICSHEAAYEEVGSQAISYTTGVPAMIGAMMMLTGKWTGEGVFHMEQLDPDPFMDALNKHGLPWQEVEL; encoded by the coding sequence ATGTCCAAGGTTCTGATCATCGGCGCCGGAGGCGTCGGCAGTGTTGCGGTGCACAAGTGCGCCCAAGTCCCCGAGGTCTTCACCGAAATCCACCTCGCCAGCCGTACCAAATCCAAGTGCGATGCCATTGCCAAGTCCGTAAAGGAACGCACCGGAGTTGACGTCCCCACCTATGCCGTGGACGCCGACAATGTGGCCGAGACCGTGGAACTCATCAACAAGGTCAAACCCGATCTGTTGGTCAACCTTGCTCTGCCTTACCAGGATCTGCCGCTGATGGATGCCTGTCTCGAGACCGGCGTCAACTATCTGGACACCGCCAACTACGAGCCGCCGGATGAGGCCAAGTTCGAGTACAAATGGCAGTGGGCCTATCAGGAGCGCTTCAAGGAAGCCGGCCTCATGGCACTGCTCGGTTCCGGTTTTGATCCGGGCGTCACCAACGTTTTTGCGGCCCACGCCATGAAGCATCACTTCGATGAAATCCATGAACTGGACATCATCGACTGCAATGCAGGTGATCACGGCCAGCCCTTTGCCACCAACTTCAACCCGGAGATCAACATCCGTGAGATCACCCAGCGTGGTCGTTACTGGGAACGTGGCGAGTGGGTCGAGACCGATCCTCTGTCCTGGGCCATGGAGTATGACTTCCCGGAAGGCATCGGCAAGAAGAAGTGCTATCTGATGTACCACGAAGAGCTGGAATCTCTGGTCATGCACATCAAGGGCCTCAAGCGTGCTCGCTTCTGGATGACCTTTGGCGACGCCTACCTGAACCACCTGAAGGTGCTGGAAGGCATCGGCATGACCTCCATCGAGCCCATCGAATACAATGGACAGCAGATTCAGCCGCTCCAGTTCCTCAAGGCCGTATTGCCCGAGCCTGGTTCCCTCGGTCCCCTGACCAAGGGCCGTACTTGCATCGGTAACGTCATGAAGGGCCTCAAGGATGGCAAGGAAAAGAAGATGTACGTCTACAACATCTGCTCTCACGAAGCCGCCTACGAGGAAGTCGGTTCTCAGGCCATTTCCTACACCACTGGTGTACCGGCCATGATCGGCGCCATGATGATGCTCACCGGCAAGTGGACCGGCGAGGGTGTCTTCCACATGGAACAGCTCGATCCTGATCCGTTCATGGACGCACTGAACAAGCACGGCCTGCCCTGGCAGGAAGTGGAACTGTAG
- the speA gene encoding biosynthetic arginine decarboxylase, whose protein sequence is MTPTLERWTVERSKELYGVQEWGAGFFGISSSGNLQVTADPGNFANAVNIPDIIEGIQARGLDMPVILRVENILDTQISLINDTFVEAIKSLNYKGAYLGAYPIKVNQQQQVVEAVTRHGKKYHHGLEAGSKAELIAAMGMLRDTEAVLVCNGYKDEEFIDLALHATQLGLKCVIVLEMPGELPLVIERSKATGVKPILGVRVKLSSQAGGLWAESGGDRSIFGLNAAQIIDVIDVLKDSEMLDCLQLLHYHLGSQIPNIREIRNAVAEASRVYAGLVAEGANMHYLDLGGGLAVDYDGTQTNFMSSRNYSVNEYCVDVVEGVMTVLDEQGVPHPTIVTESGRALVAYYSMLLFNVLDTARFEPEPLPESLPEGTNVHIQHLYETLQSLNLRNVQECFNDTLYYRDQVRQSFAQGKLSFRERALGDNVFWETIHRIAKLAKDMPQVPHELEGITQALSDIYYCNFSVFQSLPDAWAIGQLFPIMPVHRLDEIPTREGLLADITCDCDGKIDRFIDSQGVKRTMPLHELKDSEEYYLGTFLVGAYQETLGDLHNLLGDTNIVTVRIRENGEYDFVGELEGDSVEDILSYVEYDTRALLNRFRETAEDAVRKGRITPTQRREILQAYKNGLQGYTYFER, encoded by the coding sequence GTGACCCCTACCTTAGAAAGATGGACCGTAGAACGGTCTAAAGAACTCTACGGCGTCCAGGAATGGGGTGCCGGATTCTTCGGCATTTCCTCATCTGGAAACCTTCAGGTCACCGCTGATCCCGGCAACTTTGCCAATGCGGTGAACATCCCTGACATCATCGAGGGTATTCAGGCGCGCGGGCTCGACATGCCTGTCATCCTGCGTGTGGAAAACATCCTCGACACCCAGATTTCCCTTATCAACGACACCTTTGTCGAAGCCATCAAGTCCCTGAATTACAAAGGGGCCTATCTTGGCGCGTACCCGATAAAGGTAAATCAGCAGCAACAGGTTGTGGAAGCCGTGACCCGTCACGGCAAGAAATACCATCACGGCCTGGAAGCCGGCAGTAAGGCCGAGCTCATCGCTGCCATGGGCATGCTTCGTGATACCGAGGCTGTGCTCGTGTGCAACGGCTATAAGGATGAAGAGTTCATCGATCTGGCCCTGCACGCGACCCAGCTTGGTCTGAAGTGCGTCATCGTACTGGAGATGCCGGGGGAACTTCCCCTTGTCATCGAGCGCTCCAAAGCCACGGGCGTGAAGCCCATCCTTGGCGTTCGTGTCAAACTCTCTAGTCAGGCCGGTGGATTGTGGGCCGAGTCCGGGGGCGATCGCTCCATTTTCGGGCTCAATGCCGCACAAATCATCGATGTCATCGACGTGCTCAAAGACAGCGAGATGCTCGACTGCCTGCAACTGCTCCACTATCACCTCGGTTCGCAGATTCCGAATATTCGGGAAATCCGCAACGCGGTGGCAGAGGCCAGCCGTGTCTATGCAGGTCTGGTCGCAGAAGGCGCCAATATGCACTACCTCGACCTCGGCGGAGGCCTGGCAGTGGATTACGATGGCACCCAGACCAACTTCATGAGTAGCCGCAACTATTCGGTCAATGAATACTGCGTTGACGTGGTTGAAGGCGTCATGACCGTTCTTGACGAGCAGGGTGTGCCGCATCCGACCATCGTCACCGAGTCCGGCCGTGCGCTTGTGGCCTACTACTCCATGTTACTTTTCAACGTGCTGGATACCGCTCGTTTCGAGCCGGAACCGCTCCCGGAGTCTCTCCCGGAGGGGACCAATGTTCATATCCAGCATCTCTACGAGACGTTGCAGTCGCTCAACCTGCGCAATGTGCAGGAGTGTTTCAACGACACTCTCTACTATCGCGACCAGGTGCGTCAGTCATTTGCCCAAGGTAAGCTCTCTTTCCGTGAACGGGCCCTCGGAGACAATGTCTTCTGGGAGACCATCCACCGGATTGCGAAGCTGGCCAAGGATATGCCCCAGGTTCCCCACGAACTGGAGGGTATTACCCAGGCGCTGTCCGACATCTACTACTGCAACTTCAGTGTGTTCCAGTCTTTGCCCGATGCGTGGGCCATCGGTCAGCTTTTCCCGATCATGCCTGTGCATCGATTGGATGAAATCCCGACCCGAGAAGGCCTGCTGGCAGACATCACCTGTGATTGTGATGGCAAAATCGACCGTTTCATCGACAGTCAGGGTGTCAAACGAACCATGCCCCTGCATGAGTTGAAGGATTCCGAGGAATACTATCTCGGCACCTTCCTTGTAGGGGCGTATCAGGAGACACTCGGCGATCTGCACAACCTGCTCGGTGATACGAATATCGTCACTGTCAGGATACGCGAGAACGGTGAGTATGATTTTGTCGGTGAACTGGAAGGTGACTCCGTGGAGGATATCCTCTCCTATGTCGAATACGACACGCGAGCCCTTCTGAATCGATTCCGCGAGACAGCCGAAGATGCCGTCCGCAAGGGACGAATCACACCGACGCAGCGACGGGAAATTCTTCAGGCATACAAAAATGGCCTGCAAGGATACACTTACTTCGAAAGATAA
- the katG gene encoding catalase/peroxidase HPI: MSNESKCPVTGRTSKQVAGGGTSNKDWWPEQVNLNILHQHSSKSNPMGKAFDYAEEFKKLDLEELKKDIFEVMTDSQEWWPADYGHYGPLFIRMAWHSAGTYRMGDGRGGAGTGNQRLAPLNSWPDNVNLDKARRLLWPVKQKYGKKISWADLMVFAGTCAIESMGLKPFGFAGGRVDVWEPEQDIYWGSEDTWLGDTRYKGDRELDNPLAAVQMGLIYVNPEGPNGKPDALASGKDVRETFARMAMNDEETVALVAGGHTFGKCHGAGDAALVGPEPEGAGIAEQGLGWKSKHGIGKGDDTISSGIEGAWTANPIKWDNGYFDLLFGYDWNLVKSPAGAWQWEPVSPEDKDLAPAAHNPAKKVKTMMTTADLSLRMDPIYKPISKRFHENPEELADAFARAWFKLTHRDMGPRSRYLGSMVPDEELIWQDPVPAVDHELIDDQDVAALKSKILASGLSVSRLVYTAWSSAVTFRGSDMRGGANGARIRLAPQNGWEINEPGELADVLQALEGIQKEFNGGQSGGKKVSLADLIVLGSCAAVEKAAKDAGIDVTVPFTPGRTDATEEQTDAPSFSVLEPIADGFRNYLKGKYSVSAEELLVDKAQLLTLTAPEMTVLIGGMRALNANFGQSELGVFTKAPGTLTNDFFVNLLDMGTVWKPTSEEQEVFEGRDRETGDLKWTGSRIDLLFGSNSQLRAIAEVYGCEDSKEMFVNDFVAAWNKIMNLDRFDVR; this comes from the coding sequence ATGAGTAATGAGAGTAAGTGTCCCGTAACTGGTAGAACGAGTAAACAGGTGGCCGGTGGCGGCACTTCAAACAAGGATTGGTGGCCAGAGCAGGTTAATCTCAATATCCTGCATCAGCATTCCTCGAAGTCTAATCCCATGGGAAAGGCGTTCGATTATGCTGAAGAGTTCAAAAAACTCGATCTTGAAGAGCTGAAAAAGGATATTTTCGAAGTCATGACCGATTCGCAGGAGTGGTGGCCTGCGGATTATGGTCATTATGGACCGTTGTTTATTCGTATGGCGTGGCATAGCGCAGGCACCTACCGCATGGGCGATGGCCGTGGTGGTGCCGGGACTGGCAATCAGCGGTTGGCTCCTCTCAACAGTTGGCCGGACAACGTAAACCTGGATAAGGCGCGTCGTCTGTTGTGGCCGGTTAAACAAAAGTACGGCAAGAAAATCTCTTGGGCAGACCTGATGGTCTTTGCCGGTACCTGCGCCATTGAATCCATGGGGCTGAAGCCGTTTGGCTTTGCCGGTGGTCGTGTGGATGTCTGGGAGCCGGAACAGGATATCTACTGGGGTTCTGAGGACACATGGCTTGGCGACACCCGCTATAAAGGTGACAGGGAACTCGATAATCCCCTTGCCGCCGTGCAGATGGGGTTGATCTATGTGAACCCGGAAGGCCCCAATGGCAAGCCGGATGCGCTTGCATCGGGCAAGGATGTTCGTGAAACCTTTGCCCGCATGGCCATGAACGATGAGGAAACCGTTGCTCTCGTGGCAGGCGGTCACACATTCGGTAAGTGCCATGGAGCAGGTGATGCCGCTCTGGTTGGTCCCGAACCCGAAGGGGCCGGTATTGCCGAGCAAGGCCTCGGCTGGAAAAGCAAGCACGGCATCGGCAAGGGCGACGATACCATCAGTTCCGGTATCGAGGGCGCGTGGACCGCGAACCCCATCAAGTGGGACAATGGGTATTTTGACCTGTTATTCGGATATGACTGGAACCTCGTAAAAAGTCCGGCTGGCGCATGGCAGTGGGAGCCGGTCAGCCCGGAAGACAAGGACTTGGCTCCGGCTGCACATAATCCTGCCAAAAAGGTCAAGACGATGATGACCACGGCAGACCTTTCCCTGCGGATGGACCCGATCTACAAACCCATTTCCAAGCGGTTCCATGAGAATCCGGAAGAGTTGGCAGACGCCTTTGCGCGGGCTTGGTTCAAGCTGACACATCGCGATATGGGGCCTCGTTCCCGCTATCTCGGCTCCATGGTCCCGGACGAAGAGCTCATCTGGCAGGATCCGGTTCCCGCTGTTGATCATGAATTGATCGACGATCAGGATGTCGCTGCTCTCAAGAGCAAAATATTGGCCTCTGGCCTGTCCGTTTCCCGTCTTGTGTATACGGCATGGTCCTCAGCCGTGACTTTCCGTGGTTCTGACATGCGCGGCGGTGCCAACGGTGCGCGTATCCGCCTGGCTCCCCAGAACGGCTGGGAAATCAACGAACCCGGTGAGCTGGCTGACGTGCTGCAGGCGCTTGAGGGAATTCAGAAGGAGTTCAACGGTGGGCAATCCGGCGGCAAGAAGGTGTCGCTGGCCGACCTGATCGTTTTGGGTAGTTGTGCTGCGGTGGAAAAGGCTGCCAAGGATGCCGGTATTGACGTGACGGTTCCGTTCACTCCGGGACGCACGGACGCAACGGAAGAGCAGACCGACGCGCCTTCATTCAGCGTTCTGGAACCAATTGCGGATGGCTTCCGCAATTATCTCAAGGGCAAGTATTCTGTCTCGGCAGAAGAACTCTTGGTAGACAAGGCGCAACTGCTGACTCTGACCGCGCCGGAAATGACCGTCCTCATCGGCGGCATGCGCGCGCTCAACGCCAACTTTGGTCAGTCGGAGCTTGGCGTGTTCACTAAGGCTCCCGGGACGCTTACCAATGACTTCTTCGTCAATCTGCTCGACATGGGCACGGTTTGGAAGCCGACTTCTGAAGAACAGGAAGTCTTTGAAGGGCGCGATCGTGAAACCGGTGATCTCAAGTGGACCGGAAGTCGTATCGACCTTCTCTTTGGTTCCAACTCACAGCTTCGCGCCATCGCTGAAGTCTACGGTTGTGAGGATTCCAAGGAAATGTTCGTGAATGACTTCGTGGCGGCATGGAACAAGATTATGAATCTTGACCGCTTTGATGTTCGGTAA